From Paenibacillus graminis, a single genomic window includes:
- the trmL gene encoding tRNA (uridine(34)/cytosine(34)/5-carboxymethylaminomethyluridine(34)-2'-O)-methyltransferase TrmL, with translation MALHIVLVEPEIPANTGNIARTCAATGTHLHLVRPLGFRTDDATLKRAGLDYWHAVHIEYHDSFGEVLEKYAEGRFFYATTKADKRYTDFTFRDGDFFVFGKETKGLSAEILEAGKETVMRMPMSEAVRSLNLSNSAAIIVYEALRQLDFPQLF, from the coding sequence ATGGCATTACACATTGTGCTGGTGGAACCGGAGATTCCGGCCAACACCGGCAATATCGCCCGCACCTGTGCAGCTACGGGCACCCATCTTCATCTGGTCCGCCCGCTGGGCTTCCGTACAGATGATGCTACACTGAAGCGTGCCGGTTTGGATTATTGGCATGCCGTACACATTGAATATCATGATTCCTTTGGGGAAGTGCTGGAAAAGTATGCGGAAGGCCGGTTCTTCTATGCAACAACGAAGGCGGACAAGCGCTATACCGATTTCACGTTCCGGGACGGGGATTTTTTTGTTTTTGGCAAAGAAACTAAGGGCTTGTCTGCAGAAATTCTCGAAGCCGGCAAAGAAACTGTCATGCGCATGCCGATGAGTGAGGCGGTTAGATCCCTGAACTTATCCAACTCTGCGGCAATTATTGTTTATGAAGCGCTCCGGCAGCTGGATTTTCCGCAACTATTCTAA
- a CDS encoding AbrB/MazE/SpoVT family DNA-binding domain-containing protein yields the protein MKPAGVVRKVDQLGRIVLPKSLRKRYQMNEGDPVEILVQGDHIILERYRPKCVFCGSMEGVSEYKDRYICADCLTEMTQLPRHA from the coding sequence ATGAAACCTGCTGGCGTAGTTCGAAAAGTAGATCAGCTGGGTAGAATTGTTCTGCCTAAGTCCCTGCGTAAAAGATACCAAATGAATGAAGGTGATCCTGTAGAAATTCTGGTGCAGGGCGATCACATCATTCTTGAGCGTTACCGTCCGAAATGTGTTTTTTGCGGATCGATGGAAGGCGTAAGCGAATATAAAGACCGTTATATTTGTGCGGATTGCCTGACCGAAATGACCCAATTGCCAAGACACGCCTAA
- a CDS encoding PLP-dependent aminotransferase family protein, translated as MKYEFSARAHTLHSSPLLSIRTETRRGTLISLAEELPAEELFPLSLLAETASTVISADAGALQYGDPEGYGPLREWLTGDWLKAKGVAVAAGGVLLTTGSQQAIDLLSRVYIDPGDRVLVENPTSPGILQALRMQGAVIIPVRGDRDGLLPEHLRTQIRQHRPKMLFATPSFTNPSGILWSLARRKEVLELCTTHNVLIVEDDSYGDLHFQRYTEHPSVKYPSLYALENVSEGGHVLYIGSFSKTVAPALRTGWAAGSRELIGMMAAAKQMADWQSSSLNQRLLHHLLDVTAFDLREHIALLNREYNTRLKLMAELLKRPAWKSSSYCLPAGGMFLWVTLPEGLDAMALLKASLAKGVAFLPGPLCSVSGGSGHIRLNFSHPGRDELLLGMNLMSEAVTEFTARS; from the coding sequence ATGAAATATGAGTTTTCTGCCCGCGCACATACATTACACTCTTCACCGCTGCTGAGCATACGTACAGAGACGCGCAGAGGGACACTGATATCACTGGCTGAAGAGCTGCCGGCCGAAGAATTGTTTCCATTATCTCTACTGGCTGAAACGGCTTCCACTGTGATCTCGGCAGACGCCGGGGCGCTGCAGTATGGTGATCCTGAAGGGTATGGCCCCCTTCGTGAATGGCTGACCGGAGACTGGCTGAAGGCCAAAGGGGTGGCGGTTGCCGCAGGCGGAGTTCTGCTGACAACGGGAAGTCAACAAGCGATTGATCTGTTGTCCAGGGTCTATATTGATCCCGGAGACCGCGTGCTGGTAGAGAATCCGACTTCTCCGGGTATTCTGCAGGCCTTGCGGATGCAGGGTGCCGTGATCATTCCCGTCCGGGGCGACCGGGACGGGCTGCTGCCGGAGCATTTGCGTACCCAAATCCGCCAGCACCGGCCCAAGATGCTGTTTGCTACGCCGAGCTTCACAAATCCGAGTGGAATTCTCTGGAGTCTGGCCAGACGCAAGGAAGTGCTGGAGCTGTGTACCACGCACAATGTGCTGATCGTAGAGGATGACTCTTATGGCGATCTGCATTTTCAAAGGTACACGGAGCATCCTTCAGTGAAGTATCCGTCGCTGTATGCGCTGGAGAACGTCAGCGAGGGCGGACATGTGCTCTACATTGGCTCCTTCAGCAAAACGGTCGCACCTGCCCTGCGGACGGGCTGGGCGGCGGGCAGCCGTGAGCTGATCGGAATGATGGCTGCCGCGAAGCAGATGGCCGATTGGCAATCCAGCTCACTCAACCAGCGGCTTCTGCATCATCTGCTGGATGTGACGGCCTTTGACCTGCGTGAGCATATTGCGCTCTTGAACCGGGAGTACAACACCCGGCTGAAGCTGATGGCGGAGCTTCTGAAGCGTCCGGCCTGGAAGAGCAGCAGCTATTGTCTGCCGGCAGGCGGGATGTTCCTCTGGGTGACGCTGCCGGAAGGCCTGGATGCGATGGCGCTGCTGAAGGCTTCTCTGGCTAAAGGCGTGGCTTTTTTGCCCGGCCCGCTGTGCAGTGTGAGCGGAGGAAGCGGACACATCCGCCTCAACTTCAGCCATCCCGGCCGGGATGAGCTGCTGCTGGGCATGAACCTGATGAGCGAGGCCGTGACGGAGTTTACGGCACGGAGCTGA
- a CDS encoding ABC transporter ATP-binding protein: MENVLECSNLTKRYGKKVALDNLNFTLPKGRIVGLLGPNGAGKTTLMKLIVSLLRDYRGSITVCGQRPGLDTKRIVSYLPDREFLYPWMTIEECISFFRNSFADFQLDMAYAMIEELGLEPLERVKNLSKGMQERVSISLVFARKAKLYVLDEPLAAVDPSTREKIMRIILDHFDPESSILLSTHLIHDVESLFTDIAIVNEGRVQLYGGIGELQQEYGMPIEEIFKQLV, from the coding sequence ATGGAGAACGTGCTGGAATGCAGTAACCTGACTAAAAGGTATGGCAAAAAAGTGGCCCTGGACAATCTGAATTTCACCCTGCCGAAGGGGAGGATTGTAGGATTGCTGGGCCCGAATGGAGCGGGAAAAACTACCCTGATGAAGCTCATCGTATCCTTGCTGCGCGATTACAGGGGGTCCATTACCGTCTGCGGACAACGGCCCGGCCTGGATACCAAAAGAATCGTGTCTTATTTGCCTGACCGTGAATTTCTTTATCCTTGGATGACTATAGAGGAGTGTATCTCATTCTTCCGGAACTCTTTCGCCGACTTTCAGCTGGATATGGCTTACGCCATGATCGAAGAACTCGGCCTGGAACCTCTGGAAAGGGTAAAGAATTTGTCCAAGGGGATGCAGGAGCGTGTGAGTATTTCCCTGGTCTTTGCACGCAAAGCAAAATTGTATGTTCTGGACGAGCCGCTGGCTGCAGTGGACCCTTCGACACGGGAGAAGATCATGCGGATCATCCTGGACCATTTTGACCCGGAGAGCTCGATACTGCTCAGCACACATCTCATTCATGATGTCGAAAGCCTGTTTACGGATATAGCGATTGTTAATGAAGGCCGGGTACAGCTGTACGGAGGTATAGGGGAACTGCAGCAGGAATACGGGATGCCCATCGAGGAGATTTTTAAGCAGTTGGTGTAA
- a CDS encoding helix-turn-helix domain-containing protein — protein MNYSKDIERSIIEIALDYGFETQSGFAKAFRKAFGYSPTQYAARMEGGQRICLR, from the coding sequence GTGAATTACAGCAAGGATATCGAAAGAAGCATTATCGAGATTGCGCTGGATTATGGCTTTGAGACGCAGAGCGGATTCGCGAAGGCGTTCCGCAAAGCTTTTGGCTACAGTCCCACGCAGTATGCGGCGCGGATGGAAGGCGGGCAGCGGATATGTCTACGATGA
- a CDS encoding DUF2161 family putative PD-(D/E)XK-type phosphodiesterase: MAVKHETELYAPLKSFFEKQGYDIKGEVRTCDLVGLRGDEELPLIVEMKKSFNLALLLQGVERLRLSPNVYLAVERVRDKKGAVNQRWGELTGLCRRLGLGLVTVVFYKTKVPLVEVLAEPDDAPPQVRGGARRRERLLYEFRERSGDYNTGGSTRVKLVTAYREKALRVALALQAAEAEAAQAAGPAKARRAAGSGAPGADPAAARSRAEAPLGVTPAELRKRSGVPGAAAFLQKNYYGWFFRVGRGRYTLTAAGTAALIEYAAIAEISAGKL, encoded by the coding sequence ATGGCGGTTAAGCATGAAACGGAGCTGTATGCTCCTTTGAAGAGTTTTTTTGAGAAGCAGGGCTATGACATCAAAGGCGAGGTGCGGACCTGCGATCTGGTGGGATTGCGGGGGGATGAGGAGCTGCCGCTGATCGTAGAGATGAAAAAATCGTTCAACCTCGCCCTGCTGCTGCAGGGGGTTGAACGGCTGCGGCTCAGCCCCAACGTCTACCTCGCGGTAGAACGCGTGCGGGACAAAAAAGGCGCGGTGAACCAGCGCTGGGGCGAGCTTACCGGGCTGTGCCGCCGCCTCGGCCTCGGGCTGGTCACCGTGGTCTTCTACAAGACCAAGGTCCCGCTCGTCGAGGTGCTCGCGGAGCCGGACGACGCGCCGCCCCAGGTCCGGGGCGGCGCAAGACGGCGCGAGCGCCTGCTCTATGAGTTCCGCGAGCGCAGCGGGGACTACAACACCGGCGGCAGCACGCGCGTCAAGCTCGTGACGGCCTACCGCGAGAAGGCGCTGCGCGTGGCCCTCGCGCTGCAGGCGGCCGAGGCCGAAGCCGCTCAGGCGGCCGGCCCCGCCAAGGCAAGGCGCGCTGCGGGCAGCGGCGCGCCGGGGGCGGACCCGGCAGCGGCGCGCAGCCGGGCGGAAGCCCCGCTCGGCGTGACCCCCGCCGAGCTGCGCAAGAGAAGCGGCGTGCCGGGCGCCGCTGCGTTCCTGCAGAAGAACTACTACGGGTGGTTCTTCCGGGTGGGGCGCGGCCGCTACACGCTCACGGCCGCCGGAACCGCGGCACTGATCGAATATGCCGCTATTGCAGAGATCAGCGCGGGCAAGCTGTAG
- the serC gene encoding 3-phosphoserine/phosphohydroxythreonine transaminase, protein MLSKRAYNFNAGPAALPLTVLERAQAEFVDFRESGMSIMEMSHRGAIYESVHNEAQERLLSLLGNPQGYKVLFIQGGASTQFAMIPMNFVSEGQVGSYVMTGSWAEKAFKEAKLVGGAHAAASSEDKKFLAIPELSSIKAADNAAYLHITSNETIEGTQYAEYPDSGSIPLIADMSSDILSRSFDVNQFGLIYAGAQKNLGPSGVTVVIVKEELIAKSPSNIPTILRYDTHLKNNSLYNTPPSFSVYMVNEVLKWIEEQGGLAGIEAKNRDKAALLYNHIDGSGGFYRGVAEAGSRSIMNVTFRMQSEELEKQFVKAAEQEGFVGLKGHRSVGGLRASIYNAVPHESIKALSDFMKHFQQTQG, encoded by the coding sequence ATTTTGAGCAAGAGAGCATACAATTTTAACGCGGGTCCGGCGGCATTGCCGCTGACAGTACTTGAACGCGCACAGGCAGAGTTTGTCGATTTCCGGGAAAGCGGAATGTCCATTATGGAGATGTCGCACCGTGGGGCAATATACGAATCCGTGCATAATGAAGCGCAGGAACGTTTGCTTTCGCTCCTCGGCAATCCTCAAGGCTACAAGGTTCTGTTCATTCAAGGCGGCGCAAGCACACAGTTCGCTATGATCCCAATGAACTTTGTCTCAGAAGGCCAGGTTGGCAGCTATGTCATGACAGGAAGCTGGGCAGAGAAGGCATTTAAGGAAGCGAAGCTGGTTGGAGGCGCACATGCCGCCGCATCTTCCGAAGACAAGAAGTTCCTGGCCATTCCCGAGCTGAGCAGTATCAAGGCAGCGGACAATGCGGCATACCTGCACATTACCTCGAATGAGACCATTGAAGGAACACAATATGCGGAGTATCCGGATTCCGGTTCCATCCCGCTGATCGCGGATATGTCCAGCGACATTCTTAGCCGTTCTTTTGATGTGAATCAATTCGGGCTGATCTATGCCGGAGCTCAGAAGAATCTGGGACCTTCCGGTGTTACCGTGGTGATCGTCAAGGAAGAGCTGATCGCCAAGTCGCCTTCCAATATACCGACGATTCTGCGTTATGATACGCACTTGAAGAACAACTCTCTTTACAATACGCCGCCATCCTTCTCTGTATATATGGTTAACGAAGTGTTAAAATGGATTGAGGAACAAGGCGGGCTGGCCGGCATTGAAGCCAAGAACCGCGACAAAGCAGCTCTGCTGTATAATCACATTGACGGCAGCGGCGGTTTCTACCGTGGAGTCGCAGAAGCAGGCAGCCGTTCCATTATGAACGTGACCTTCCGCATGCAGTCGGAGGAGCTGGAGAAGCAATTCGTCAAAGCGGCCGAGCAGGAAGGTTTTGTGGGGCTGAAAGGCCACCGCAGTGTGGGAGGTTTGCGTGCTTCTATCTACAATGCGGTTCCTCATGAGAGCATTAAGGCGCTGTCTGATTTCATGAAGCATTTCCAGCAAACTCAAGGTTAA
- a CDS encoding phosphodiester glycosidase family protein, whose translation MMTPVKRINRFFMLLTAPFFGLLLCLWWYQPPLDLNLGVGQFAAEPGPVKETAELQSALTTAQAAASYTIHSISASAKLYNQTTNAMNALVQMAKTQAARPELIYNRRISSRLGIPADVARSDRITIELYRLNPGNYTAYAMKIKLKDPAAMKMSLAGDGKGGAETTLQAANRYGATAGINAGGFADRDGKRYPLSTTVIGGEYLYGFESTYKDLSFVGLNASGQLIGGKFYSRTQLDQLQPVFGATFVPVLLKNSVKVPIPTKWQLSPKRAPRTVIGKYKDDQLLVMVADGYNENGNSGATLEELQNKLWSMGVIDAYNLDGGGSSSLIFNGRVINRPSDGNLRKVPTNFLFFK comes from the coding sequence ATGATGACGCCTGTTAAAAGAATCAACCGTTTTTTCATGCTTCTGACCGCGCCGTTTTTTGGCCTGCTGCTCTGCTTATGGTGGTACCAGCCGCCGCTTGATCTGAATTTGGGTGTTGGACAATTCGCCGCGGAACCCGGACCGGTCAAGGAGACAGCTGAGCTGCAGAGTGCGCTGACCACAGCCCAAGCTGCGGCCTCTTACACCATCCATTCCATCAGTGCCAGCGCCAAGCTGTACAATCAGACGACCAATGCCATGAACGCGCTGGTCCAAATGGCCAAGACCCAGGCCGCGCGTCCGGAACTGATCTACAACCGCCGGATCAGCTCCAGATTGGGCATTCCAGCCGATGTCGCGAGAAGCGACCGGATAACCATTGAACTCTACCGGCTAAACCCCGGCAATTATACAGCTTACGCTATGAAAATAAAATTGAAGGACCCGGCCGCCATGAAAATGAGTCTGGCTGGTGACGGCAAAGGCGGAGCGGAAACGACGCTGCAGGCCGCGAACCGCTACGGCGCAACCGCCGGCATCAATGCAGGAGGATTTGCCGACAGGGACGGCAAACGCTACCCGCTCTCCACAACCGTTATCGGCGGTGAGTATCTGTACGGCTTCGAATCTACCTACAAGGATCTCAGCTTCGTCGGACTGAACGCTTCCGGCCAGCTGATCGGCGGTAAATTCTACAGCCGGACACAGCTGGACCAGCTGCAGCCGGTTTTCGGAGCCACCTTTGTGCCGGTCCTGCTGAAGAACAGCGTCAAGGTGCCCATCCCAACCAAATGGCAGCTGTCCCCGAAGCGGGCTCCCCGTACGGTTATCGGCAAGTACAAAGACGACCAGCTGCTGGTGATGGTTGCAGACGGATATAACGAAAACGGCAACTCCGGAGCAACATTGGAAGAGCTTCAGAACAAACTGTGGAGTATGGGCGTCATTGACGCGTACAATCTGGACGGCGGCGGCTCCTCCTCTTTGATTTTCAACGGACGGGTCATTAATAGGCCTTCAGATGGAAATCTGCGCAAGGTTCCTACCAATTTTCTCTTTTTTAAATAA
- a CDS encoding DinB family protein, which translates to MAAKTNEQLVFEFQSLILYIQSLATLEEVDWETPIAAGKWTLKEMLCHITQWDKYFYEEAFAKIQEGQPLTIRHQNFDEFNARAIDYAKSLTTQAAIGQFVQYRTKILETTMGLSDEEFTKAYPDGDGRKFSIRGYLRDFIPHDKHHKRQMEQYLKTMKSGK; encoded by the coding sequence ATGGCAGCGAAAACGAACGAACAGCTGGTGTTTGAATTTCAATCCTTAATCCTCTACATCCAATCCCTCGCTACCCTGGAAGAAGTAGATTGGGAAACTCCGATTGCGGCCGGCAAATGGACCCTAAAAGAAATGCTATGCCACATTACACAATGGGACAAGTATTTTTATGAGGAAGCTTTCGCCAAAATACAGGAAGGCCAACCGCTGACCATCAGGCATCAGAACTTTGATGAGTTCAATGCCCGCGCCATCGATTATGCCAAGTCACTGACCACGCAGGCGGCCATCGGGCAATTCGTGCAGTACCGGACCAAAATCCTGGAGACCACCATGGGATTGAGCGATGAAGAATTCACCAAAGCTTATCCGGACGGGGACGGCAGGAAATTCAGTATCCGGGGGTATCTGAGGGACTTTATTCCCCACGACAAACACCATAAGCGGCAAATGGAGCAGTATCTAAAAACGATGAAAAGCGGCAAGTGA
- a CDS encoding PrkA family serine protein kinase has product MDIFERIASYRAENDRLAWSGTFKEYIELLKKDPSPAKTAHSRVYDMIKSHGVEDINGRKRYKFFEQEIFGLDRAVEKLVEEYFHSAARRLDVRKRILLLMGPVSGGKSTLVTLLKRGLEQYSRTDEGAVYAIEGCPMHEDPLHLIPLELRPEIERELGVRIEGNLCPSCQMRLKNEYHGDIEQVKVVRVLLSEEERVGIGTFSPSDPKSQDIADLTGSIDFSTITEFGSESDPRAYRFDGELNKANRGLMEFQEMLKCDEKFLWNLLSLTQEGNFKAGRFALISADEMIIAHTNETEYKSFISNKKNEALQSRMIVMPVPYNLRVSEEEKIYAKLIAQSDMKHVHIAPHALRAAAIFSILTRLKESKKQGMDLIKKLRMYDGEEVEGYKEADLKEMQTEYLDEGMSGIDPRYVINRISSALIKGDLKCMNALDVLRAIKDGLDQHPSITKEERERYLNFISIARKEYDILAKSEVQKAFVYSFEESAKTLFENYLDNIEAFCNWTKIRDPLTDEEMEPDERLMRSIEEQIGISENAKKAFREEILIRISAYSRKGKKFEYNNHDRLREAIEKKLFTDLKDIVKITTSSKTPDESQLKRINEVSRRLIDEHNYCPICANELLKYVGSLLNR; this is encoded by the coding sequence ATGGATATATTTGAGCGTATAGCTTCGTATCGGGCTGAGAACGACCGTTTGGCGTGGAGCGGCACCTTCAAGGAGTATATAGAACTGCTGAAAAAAGACCCCTCTCCCGCGAAAACGGCTCATTCCCGCGTATACGACATGATTAAGTCACACGGCGTAGAGGACATTAACGGGCGTAAGAGGTATAAGTTTTTTGAGCAGGAGATTTTCGGACTCGACCGTGCCGTAGAAAAGCTGGTGGAGGAGTATTTCCATTCCGCCGCCCGGCGTCTGGATGTGCGCAAACGGATATTGCTGCTGATGGGACCGGTCAGCGGGGGCAAGTCGACGCTGGTTACCTTGCTGAAGCGGGGGCTGGAGCAGTATTCGCGGACGGATGAAGGAGCGGTGTATGCTATAGAAGGCTGCCCGATGCATGAGGACCCGCTGCATTTGATTCCGCTGGAGCTGCGCCCGGAGATTGAGCGGGAGCTGGGAGTACGCATCGAGGGCAACCTGTGCCCCTCCTGCCAGATGCGGCTCAAAAATGAATATCACGGGGACATCGAACAGGTAAAAGTGGTACGTGTGCTGTTGTCGGAGGAGGAGCGCGTCGGGATCGGGACCTTCAGTCCGTCCGATCCGAAATCTCAGGATATCGCCGACCTGACGGGCAGCATCGACTTTTCGACCATTACCGAATTCGGCTCGGAATCCGATCCGCGCGCCTACCGCTTCGACGGGGAGCTGAACAAGGCCAACCGCGGGCTGATGGAATTCCAGGAAATGCTCAAATGCGACGAGAAATTCCTCTGGAACCTGCTGTCACTGACCCAGGAAGGGAACTTCAAGGCTGGCCGGTTTGCGCTGATCTCCGCCGACGAAATGATTATTGCACATACCAATGAAACGGAGTATAAATCCTTCATCTCCAATAAAAAGAATGAAGCACTCCAGTCCCGCATGATTGTCATGCCCGTTCCTTATAATCTGAGAGTGTCCGAAGAGGAAAAAATCTACGCCAAGCTCATCGCCCAAAGCGACATGAAGCATGTGCACATTGCCCCGCATGCGCTGCGGGCAGCAGCGATTTTCTCTATTCTGACCCGGCTTAAGGAGAGCAAGAAGCAGGGCATGGATCTGATCAAAAAGCTGCGCATGTACGACGGGGAAGAGGTCGAAGGCTACAAGGAAGCGGATCTTAAGGAAATGCAGACAGAGTATCTGGATGAAGGGATGTCCGGCATCGATCCGCGTTATGTCATCAACCGGATTTCCAGCGCGCTGATTAAAGGCGACCTGAAATGCATGAACGCACTGGATGTGCTGCGGGCGATCAAGGACGGCCTGGACCAGCATCCTTCGATTACGAAGGAGGAGCGGGAACGCTATCTGAATTTCATTTCCATTGCCCGGAAGGAATACGATATTCTGGCCAAAAGCGAAGTGCAGAAGGCTTTCGTTTACTCTTTTGAGGAATCCGCCAAAACGCTGTTCGAGAACTATCTCGACAACATCGAAGCCTTCTGCAACTGGACCAAAATCCGCGATCCGCTGACGGATGAGGAAATGGAGCCGGATGAGCGGCTGATGCGTTCGATCGAAGAGCAGATCGGCATTTCCGAGAACGCCAAAAAAGCCTTCCGCGAGGAGATTCTGATCCGGATTTCCGCCTACTCCCGCAAAGGCAAAAAGTTCGAATACAACAACCATGACCGGCTGCGGGAAGCCATTGAGAAGAAGCTGTTTACCGATTTGAAGGATATCGTCAAAATCACCACCTCCTCCAAAACGCCGGATGAAAGCCAGCTCAAGCGCATTAACGAGGTCTCCAGACGCCTGATCGACGAGCATAATTACTGCCCGATCTGCGCCAATGAGCTGCTGAAATATGTCGGAAGCCTGCTAAACCGCTGA
- a CDS encoding response regulator transcription factor: MKKVWRVIIVGCHPTSMLGTKLILEESKEIEVVGMFSTWGEGVYTVQQQQPDLVLTDYQMPEGNVEGALVEMKQSSKSTHFIIMTEEEDKELFQPLLELGASGVLSKGASPRQLLQMINGLREGFLSIPLEWARDGFRPIASSRGLDGVLQLTQTEMFIMERIVQGITYDKIALEIEVSRRSIDNYLRKIYVKLEVSTRAQAIEKFALFSRQNKQMYA, from the coding sequence ATGAAGAAGGTGTGGCGGGTGATCATCGTGGGATGTCATCCCACAAGTATGCTGGGTACGAAATTGATTCTGGAGGAAAGCAAGGAGATTGAGGTAGTGGGGATGTTCTCCACCTGGGGCGAGGGCGTCTACACGGTACAACAACAGCAGCCGGATCTGGTGCTGACAGATTATCAAATGCCGGAAGGCAATGTCGAGGGTGCGCTGGTAGAGATGAAGCAAAGCTCAAAAAGCACCCATTTCATCATTATGACCGAGGAAGAGGACAAAGAGCTGTTTCAACCGCTTTTAGAGCTTGGGGCCAGTGGTGTGCTCTCCAAGGGAGCCTCTCCGCGTCAACTGCTTCAGATGATCAACGGGCTGCGCGAAGGTTTTCTGTCCATTCCGCTGGAATGGGCCCGGGACGGTTTCCGTCCGATTGCTTCGTCGCGCGGGCTGGATGGGGTACTGCAGTTAACCCAGACCGAAATGTTCATTATGGAACGGATCGTTCAGGGAATTACATACGATAAAATTGCACTTGAAATTGAAGTCAGCCGCCGTTCCATCGATAATTATCTGCGGAAGATTTATGTGAAGCTGGAGGTATCTACAAGAGCGCAAGCGATTGAAAAGTTCGCGCTTTTCTCCAGACAAAACAAGCAAATGTACGCTTAG